From the genome of Primulina eburnea isolate SZY01 chromosome 12, ASM2296580v1, whole genome shotgun sequence, one region includes:
- the LOC140806625 gene encoding uncharacterized protein translates to METSTNTVFRPSVLDGSNYALWKVKIRVFIKSIEERAWLRVLDGWSPPKIEDADGDSRLKPESTWTIDEVQTSNFNSKALNAIFSSVDKRMFNLITNCVCAKEAWDILQKYCEGSESVRKTRLRMVTSKFESLRMEDKESILEYDSRLRQLSNEAHSLGDPMPNERLVNKVLKSLPERFNVKVCAIEESKDTSKINLDELMSSLRTFEMNLDLQRKDKGKTIALEASTESYDEILQMSKEVDESDLGEESISLFTKKFGDYLKTMREKKKIGQKSVLPNITISTKAQKFTPMKGQFRPKTELQIQSNVRNLDSVQCRECSGYGHYANECANRLRRNKGMTVTLSDEESDDDQESTESEKHISLSAVIKEKRKMQINPLGVAIPGRNISSNSLCLNSTTLGESSQYETQEVDDDEITLESVQTMYEELYDDWIKRNKVNAILSKENTELKSQISRLEVILSKKDLELCKVKEELGDATQILAKLNSSSSKLDSLLMIGKNDKAGLGYPKHQFEIGESSNAEIKSTVFVKESVENSNATHTEKGVPSKGKISTKKSKSRKRHFICHYCFRPGHIKPYCFKLIDDYTKWESEQVLPQVLNNTRRNIANKKPLVKKVWVPKAKIQCSVIFTSLKTNLAGIWYFDSGCSRHMTGCKDHLIDYVELRSGHVTYGGGAKGRIAGKGTLNVDGLPNLHNVLYVEGLNSDLMSISQLCDDGLHVKFDKDNCEVFDNANTRILTGTRSAGNCYQLGEDLVCNHSKVSELNLWHQKLGHANFKTLKNLGKYDAVRDLTGKTIENDVDELLNASETLHNTDVVPGVVTPETTPAPAESKDEQGESSEHDDDVTNEGIDIPTKIQKNHPSYQILEETFGGMQTRRKEKVDYRKMMGLVCMTSVYSQE, encoded by the exons ATGGAAACATCAACAAACACTGTTTTTAGACCTTCCGTGTTGGATGGTTCAAACTATGCCTTGTGGAAAGTAAAGATAAGGGTCTTTATAAAATCTATTGAAGAAAGAGCTTGGCTGCGTGTACTTGATGGTTGGAGCCCACCAAAGATCGAGGATGCTGATGGAGACTCTCGGCTCAAACCTGAAAGTACATGGACAATCGATGAAGTGCAAACTTCAAACTTTAATTCCAAGGCTCTTAATGCTATATTTTCATCTGTTGACAAAAGGATGTTCAACTTAATCACCAACTGTGTCTGTGCCAAAGAAGCTTGGGATATACTTCAGAAATATTGTGAAGGATCCGAGAGCGTGCGTAAAACTAGGCTAAGGATGGTGActtcaaaatttgaaagcttGAGGATGGAGGACAAGGAGTCTATTCTTGAGTATGATAGCCGTCTGAGACAACTTTCTAATGAAGCTCACAGTCTTGGAGATCCCATGCCCAATGAAAGATTGGTGAACAAAGTTTTAAAATCTCTCCCTGAGAGATTTAATGTCAAAGTGTGTGCAATTGAAGAATCTAAAGACACTTCAAAAATCAATCTGGATGAGTTAATGAGTTCTCTCAGAACCTTTGAGATGAACCTTGATTTACAAAGGAAGGATAAAGGGAAGACAATAGCCCTTGAAGCCTCAACCGAATCTTATGATGAAATCCTTCAAATGTCTAAAGAGGTGGATGAATCTGATTTAGGTGAAGAATCGATCTCTCTGTTTACTAAGAAATTTGGTGATTACTTGAAGACTATGAgagagaagaagaaaattggACAAAAATCAGTGTTGCCCAATATCACCATTTCTACAAAAGCTCAAAAGTTTACTCCTATGAAAGGACAATTTCGACCAAAAACCGAATTGCAAATCCAATCAAATGTCAGAAATCTGGACTCAGTGCAATGTAGAGAGTGTTCGGGATATGGACATTATGCCAATGAGTGTGCCAATCGACTTCGAAGAAACAAAGGTATGACTGTCACTTTGAGTGATGAAGAGTCTGATGACGACCAAGAGTCGACTGAATCTGAAAAACATATATCGTTGTCTGCTGTGATCAAGGAGAAACGCAAAATGCAAATCAATCCTTTGGGTGTCGCAATACCTGGTCGCAACATCTCTTCAAATTCTTTGTGTCTTAATTCTACAACACTTGGTGAATCAAGTCAGTATGAAACCCAAGAAGTAGATGATGATGAAATTACCCTGGAAAGTGTGCAGACAATGTATGAAGAATTGTATGATGACTGGATCAAAAGAAATAAAGTGAATGCAATTCTCTCCAAAGAAAATACTGAGCTAAAGTCACAAATATCACGACTTGAAGTAATCTTAAGTAAGAAAGATCTGGAATTATGCAAAGTCAAGGAGGAGCTTGGGGATGCAACTCAGATTCTTGCGAAGCTTAACTCAAGCTCATCTAAACTTGACTCACTCTTGATGATTGGAAAGAATGACAAAGCTGGACTTGGCTATCCGAAACACCAGTTTGAAATTGGTGAGTCTTCCAACGCTGAAATAAAATCAACAGTTTTTGTCAAAGAAAGTGTTGAAAACTCGAATGCTACACACACTGAAAAAGGTGTTCCATCAAAAGGAAAAATATCTACCAAGAAGTCCAAATCCAGAAAACGCCACTTTATCTGCCACTATTGTTTTAGACCTGGTCATATCAAACCCTACTGCTTTAAACTGATAGATGACTACACGAAATGGGAATCTGAACAGGTGTTGCCTCAGGTATTGAACAACACCCGGCGCAACATTGCCAACAAGAAACCATTGGTAAAAAAGGTTTGGGTGCCTAAGGCTAAAATTCAGTGTTCTGTTATTTTTACCTCATTAAAGACTAACCTTGCAGGAATATGGTACTTTGACAGTggctgttcacgccacatgacaggttgCAAAGATCATTTGATTGACTATGTTGAACTAAGAAGTGGTCATGTGACGTATGGTGGAGGTGCTAAAGGAAGAATTGCTGGCAAAGGAACCTTGAATGTTGATGGACTGCCTAATCTACACAATGTGCTTTATGTCGAAGGGCTTAACTCAGACTTAATGagcataagtcaactttgtgatgacggtttgcatgttaagtttgataaagaCAATTGTGAAGTGTTTGATAATGCTAATACTCGTATTTTGACAGGTACAAGGTCTGCTGGCAATTGCTATCAACTTGGAGAAGACTTAGTAtgcaatcattcaaaggtgAGTGAATTAAACTTGTGGCATCAAAAATTGGGACATGCAAACTTCAAGACATTAAAGAATCTTGGTAAGTACgatgctgtgagag ATTTAACAGGAAAAACAATCGAGAATGATGTTGATGAGCTCCTAAATGCAAGTGAGACACTACATAACACAGATGTTGTACCCGGTGTGGTAACACCTGAGACAACACCTGCACCGGCAGAATCAAAAGATGAACAAGGAGAGAGTTCTGAACATGATGATGATGTAACCAATGAAGGGATTGATATTCCCActaagattcagaaaaatcatccctCATATCAGATCCTCGAAGAAACATTTGGAGGAATGCAAActagaagaaaggagaaggTAGACTATCGGAAGATGATGGGACTAGTATGCATGACTTCCGTATACTCTCAA GAATGA